The Gemmatimonadaceae bacterium genome has a window encoding:
- a CDS encoding sigma 54-interacting transcriptional regulator produces MVDVQRESVCQIRLARKIDRLASEVWGNNRRTVIVGRHESLADALERVSRFAASDSPVLITGETGTGKELFARALFLLSERRHKPFLSINCAQYHDGQLIASELFGHRRGSFTGAVADHRGMFDEANGGTIFLDEVGELTLPAQAMLLRVLGEGEIVPVGGTQAKHVDVRVVTATSRDLMPMVERGAFRLDLYYRLRTLHVVVPPVRARGSDWELIAGFYLDQLRATRGFEKSLSPASRELMSAYSWPGNVRELRGVVDAGFHLSTGDAIEPAHFAEQLESSSRADQWSRIPLIADRPDPLQRMLDGEETFWDAVHRPYLRRELSRGEAREIIARGLERTRGSYKKLLPMFNLAADDYLKFMDFLRHQQLKPD; encoded by the coding sequence ATGGTCGACGTACAACGCGAGAGCGTTTGCCAAATTCGCCTGGCGCGAAAGATCGATCGCCTGGCCAGTGAGGTCTGGGGGAACAACCGCCGCACGGTGATCGTCGGCCGCCACGAGTCGCTGGCCGACGCACTCGAACGGGTTTCGAGATTTGCCGCCTCGGACAGTCCGGTGCTGATCACCGGCGAAACCGGCACCGGCAAAGAGCTGTTCGCGCGCGCGCTGTTTCTCTTGAGCGAACGACGTCACAAGCCATTCCTGAGCATCAACTGTGCGCAGTATCACGACGGACAGCTGATTGCGAGTGAGCTCTTCGGACATCGCCGCGGCAGCTTTACCGGCGCGGTCGCCGATCATCGCGGCATGTTCGACGAAGCCAACGGCGGGACCATCTTCCTCGACGAAGTCGGTGAGCTGACCCTCCCCGCCCAGGCAATGCTCCTTCGCGTCCTCGGCGAAGGCGAGATCGTTCCGGTCGGCGGAACACAGGCCAAACACGTCGACGTTCGCGTGGTCACGGCGACGAGTCGCGACCTCATGCCGATGGTCGAACGCGGCGCCTTCCGGCTGGACCTCTACTATAGATTGCGTACGCTGCACGTGGTCGTGCCCCCCGTGCGCGCGCGCGGCAGCGACTGGGAATTGATCGCCGGCTTCTACCTCGACCAGTTGCGCGCGACTCGCGGGTTCGAGAAATCACTCTCACCGGCGTCGCGCGAATTGATGAGCGCGTACTCGTGGCCCGGCAATGTGCGCGAATTGCGCGGCGTCGTCGACGCCGGTTTCCACCTCAGTACCGGCGATGCAATCGAGCCCGCGCACTTCGCCGAGCAGTTGGAGAGCTCGTCGCGCGCGGATCAGTGGAGCCGCATCCCGCTGATCGCCGATCGCCCCGATCCGCTGCAGCGCATGCTCGACGGAGAGGAGACGTTCTGGGACGCGGTACACCGGCCGTATTTGCGCCGAGAGCTGAGCCGCGGCGAAGCACGCGAAATCATCGCGCGCGGATTGGAGCGTACGCGCGGCAGCTACAAGAAACTCCTGCCGATGTTCAATCTCGCGGCCGACGACTACTTGAAATTCATGGACTTCCTGCGCCATCAGCAGCTCAAGCCCGACTAG
- a CDS encoding NHLP bacteriocin system secretion protein → MTQSSAIFRKVSLDRLASPEQLDQLMRVTDLRGWVALAATGVVLATALAWGVAGRIPENVSGTGMLVKSGGIFQVTPSAGGRVVDVAVDVGDDVAEGQVVARVAQPELDDRIRSAKAELENLHAEHAKLVQFTARDAVLQQAYIDQQRTSIEQSKAAAEQSLGWLQERINSQEQLVQQGLLTRSTLVGTRQQYDQLREKIADAAGQLTQLKAKSLGIRNDHDDRLRQSEAQIDQRSNELAELERQRRTGTDVIAPYGGRVLEIMTDRGNLVSAGEPIMSINLGGRAVQELEAVIFIPSVQGKRIRPGMTIQVAPTTVKQEEFGLMVGKVTYVSDFPATARGMQRVLKNDKLAGALAGSDAPYELHAELVPDPNTTSRYKWTSSKGPPIRIQSGTLATGNVEVASRRPIEMVLPLLRRATGL, encoded by the coding sequence GTGACACAATCTTCCGCCATCTTCCGAAAAGTCTCGCTCGATCGGCTCGCATCACCCGAGCAGCTCGATCAACTCATGCGCGTCACCGATTTGCGCGGATGGGTGGCGCTTGCGGCGACGGGCGTGGTGCTCGCCACCGCGCTCGCGTGGGGAGTCGCGGGCCGCATTCCCGAAAACGTGAGCGGAACGGGCATGCTCGTGAAGAGCGGCGGCATTTTCCAGGTGACGCCCTCCGCGGGCGGACGCGTGGTCGACGTCGCGGTCGACGTCGGCGACGATGTGGCCGAGGGGCAGGTGGTTGCGCGCGTCGCGCAACCCGAGCTCGACGATCGCATCCGATCGGCGAAAGCGGAGCTCGAGAATCTGCACGCCGAGCATGCGAAGCTGGTGCAGTTCACCGCGCGAGACGCAGTGTTGCAGCAGGCGTACATCGACCAACAGCGCACGAGCATCGAGCAGTCGAAGGCCGCGGCCGAGCAGAGCCTGGGGTGGTTGCAGGAACGCATCAACAGTCAGGAACAGCTCGTTCAGCAAGGGCTGTTGACGCGTTCGACACTCGTTGGCACTCGGCAGCAGTACGATCAGCTGCGCGAAAAGATCGCGGATGCCGCGGGCCAGCTCACGCAGCTCAAGGCGAAGAGCCTTGGCATTCGCAACGATCACGACGATCGCCTTCGGCAGAGCGAAGCGCAAATCGATCAGCGCTCGAATGAGCTTGCGGAGTTGGAGCGGCAGCGCCGTACAGGCACCGACGTCATCGCGCCGTACGGCGGCCGGGTTCTCGAGATCATGACGGACCGCGGCAATCTCGTGTCGGCCGGCGAACCGATCATGAGCATCAACCTCGGCGGCCGCGCGGTGCAGGAGCTCGAGGCGGTGATCTTCATTCCGTCGGTCCAGGGCAAGCGCATTCGTCCAGGAATGACGATCCAAGTCGCGCCGACCACGGTGAAACAGGAAGAGTTTGGCTTGATGGTCGGCAAGGTGACTTACGTATCCGACTTCCCCGCCACCGCGCGCGGCATGCAACGCGTTCTCAAAAACGACAAGCTCGCCGGTGCGCTCGCGGGAAGTGATGCGCCGTACGAGTTGCACGCCGAGCTCGTTCCGGATCCAAACACGACGAGTCGTTACAAATGGACGTCGTCCAAGGGCCCACCCATTCGCATTCAGAGCGGCACGCTGGCGACGGGCAACGTTGAAGTCGCGTCACGCCGCCCGATCGAGATGGTCCTTCCGTTGTTGCGCCGCGCCACCGGCCTGTGA
- a CDS encoding NHLP bacteriocin export ABC transporter permease/ATPase subunit, translated as MTNLRELPESDDALPLSQTLALFADAETQLGGSDKPFRMDNDLVWLVEHGEVDVFSAPISDAPGSGSRTHLFRARPGQAVFGVGSSAPDATRMLVAVGTSGSRLRRLPQATLRARAWRSEYRPTVHAIVDAWVQALCDGMTRGVAPKECAELDAGTEVKVPEPTTARPRRGVMWVRHLEGHSHLLGQESLTVNGTGFVPISRPSWFRVTEPSRLILLETASLPHPDELWGGLTLLHDLVLRYATLLESQSAASAAERMRRKALGNRAALRGACASLVATMRPGTPEPLTSVVAAPDDAHLDPVEARHEALFAACALVGRALDVPVRRYASSEDGSQPRDPLAAIARASRLRTRSVLLRDDWWQHDNGHLLATFGEDKRPVALIRGTRGYTLHDPMFGTTAPLDATSAALLQPIAHTLYRPFPDRPLNLLDVLRLGVRGCASDFGMVFTMGLVAALLGLVPPMATGVVFNSIVPGAQRLQLVEISVVLAACAISTALFNLVRGLALLRVETRMSATIQAAVWDRLLSLPMPFFRPYAAGDLATRAMGIDAIRQVISGTTVSAILGGVFSLVNFGLMFSYSSVMAWRATLLIAVAVAVTAFGSWLQLKHQRGIASIQSKASGLVLQLLSSITKLRVAGAEITAFTLWARRFAEQRQLTFRARMIGNAVSSFHAAFPTLAYMLLFWTAIPLVHGAQPTIRTGDFLAFLSAYGACQGALLGTCVALLGTLNVIPLYELAQPILVSRPEGDLAKSDPGVLTGNVEVQAVTFRYAPDMSPVMHGLSFQVRPGEFVALVGPSGAGKSTILRLLLGFETPESGAIYYDGQDLAGVDIQAVRRQIGVVLQNGKLLAGDIFSNIVGTSPLTINDAWAAARMAGFAEDVEAMPMGMHTVVSESGGTLSGGQRQRLMIARALVHRPRLLFFDEATSALDNRTQAIVSSSLEQLHATRIVVAHRLSTIVNADRICVIARGQIVQSGKFDDLMKEPGIFAELAKRQLA; from the coding sequence ATGACCAATCTCCGCGAGCTGCCGGAATCGGACGACGCCCTGCCCCTTTCGCAGACGCTGGCGCTGTTCGCCGACGCCGAAACGCAGCTCGGCGGCAGCGATAAGCCGTTCCGAATGGACAACGACCTCGTGTGGCTCGTCGAGCACGGTGAAGTCGACGTCTTCTCGGCGCCCATATCCGATGCACCAGGCTCGGGCAGCCGCACGCATCTCTTTCGTGCGCGACCCGGACAGGCGGTGTTCGGTGTCGGATCCTCGGCGCCTGATGCGACGCGCATGCTGGTGGCCGTTGGCACGAGTGGCTCGCGCTTGCGGCGGCTGCCGCAGGCCACGCTGCGCGCGCGCGCGTGGCGCTCGGAGTATCGCCCCACAGTGCACGCCATCGTCGACGCGTGGGTGCAAGCACTCTGCGACGGCATGACGCGCGGCGTCGCGCCGAAAGAGTGCGCCGAGCTCGACGCAGGGACTGAGGTGAAAGTCCCGGAGCCGACGACCGCCCGGCCCCGACGCGGTGTGATGTGGGTACGTCATCTCGAAGGGCACTCACATCTGCTTGGACAGGAATCGCTCACGGTGAACGGCACGGGATTCGTTCCGATCTCGCGCCCGTCGTGGTTCCGCGTCACCGAACCAAGCCGTTTGATTCTTCTCGAGACCGCATCGCTCCCGCATCCGGACGAGCTGTGGGGCGGCCTGACGCTGTTGCACGATCTCGTGCTTCGCTACGCGACGCTGCTCGAATCGCAGTCCGCGGCGAGCGCCGCGGAGCGCATGCGTCGCAAGGCGCTTGGAAATCGCGCGGCACTTCGCGGGGCGTGCGCGTCGCTCGTGGCGACGATGCGGCCGGGTACGCCGGAGCCCTTGACGAGTGTCGTCGCCGCGCCCGACGACGCGCATCTCGATCCGGTGGAGGCGCGCCACGAAGCACTTTTCGCGGCGTGCGCGCTCGTCGGCCGAGCACTCGACGTGCCGGTACGACGGTACGCGTCGTCCGAAGACGGGAGCCAGCCGCGCGATCCACTCGCGGCGATCGCGCGCGCGTCGCGCCTGCGTACGCGTTCCGTATTGTTGCGCGACGATTGGTGGCAGCACGATAACGGGCACTTGCTCGCGACCTTCGGCGAGGACAAGCGGCCGGTTGCGCTCATCCGCGGTACGCGCGGTTACACGCTGCACGACCCGATGTTCGGCACCACCGCGCCGCTCGATGCAACGTCCGCCGCGTTGCTGCAACCGATCGCGCATACACTCTATCGACCGTTCCCCGATCGGCCGCTGAATCTGCTGGACGTGCTGCGCCTGGGCGTGCGCGGGTGTGCATCGGACTTCGGCATGGTCTTCACCATGGGACTCGTCGCCGCGCTGCTCGGTCTCGTGCCGCCGATGGCGACCGGCGTGGTCTTCAATTCCATCGTTCCGGGTGCGCAACGATTGCAGCTCGTCGAGATCAGCGTCGTGCTCGCGGCGTGCGCGATTTCGACAGCGCTGTTCAATCTCGTGCGCGGCCTGGCGCTCCTGCGCGTCGAAACGCGAATGAGCGCAACGATTCAAGCGGCGGTGTGGGACCGGCTTCTCAGTTTGCCAATGCCGTTCTTCCGTCCATACGCCGCCGGCGATCTCGCCACGCGCGCGATGGGCATCGACGCCATCCGCCAGGTCATCTCTGGCACGACGGTCAGCGCGATCCTCGGCGGCGTCTTCTCGCTGGTGAATTTCGGCTTGATGTTCTCGTACAGCAGCGTCATGGCCTGGCGCGCCACGCTGCTCATCGCGGTGGCCGTGGCGGTGACGGCGTTCGGCAGCTGGCTGCAGCTCAAGCATCAGCGCGGCATCGCCAGCATTCAATCGAAGGCATCCGGACTCGTGCTCCAGCTGTTGTCGAGCATCACCAAGCTTCGTGTCGCCGGCGCGGAAATCACCGCGTTTACGCTCTGGGCGCGTCGCTTCGCCGAGCAGCGCCAACTGACGTTTCGCGCGCGCATGATCGGCAATGCGGTGAGCTCATTCCATGCGGCGTTCCCCACGCTCGCGTACATGCTGTTGTTCTGGACCGCGATTCCCCTCGTCCACGGCGCGCAACCAACGATTCGCACCGGCGACTTCCTCGCGTTCCTCTCGGCGTATGGCGCATGTCAGGGGGCGCTGCTCGGAACGTGCGTCGCATTGCTCGGCACCTTGAACGTCATTCCGCTGTACGAGTTGGCGCAGCCAATCCTCGTCAGCCGTCCGGAAGGCGATCTCGCGAAATCGGATCCCGGCGTTCTCACGGGGAACGTCGAAGTGCAAGCGGTGACGTTCCGATACGCGCCGGATATGTCGCCGGTCATGCACGGCCTGTCGTTCCAGGTTCGCCCCGGCGAATTCGTCGCACTCGTCGGGCCGTCCGGCGCCGGCAAGTCGACGATCCTCCGCTTGCTGCTCGGCTTCGAGACGCCGGAATCGGGAGCGATCTATTACGACGGACAGGATCTCGCCGGCGTCGACATTCAAGCCGTTCGCCGGCAAATCGGTGTCGTGCTGCAGAACGGCAAGCTGCTCGCCGGCGACATCTTCAGCAACATCGTCGGAACGTCGCCGCTCACGATCAACGATGCGTGGGCCGCGGCGCGCATGGCGGGATTCGCCGAAGACGTCGAAGCGATGCCGATGGGCATGCACACCGTCGTGAGTGAAAGCGGGGGCACGTTATCCGGCGGACAGCGTCAGCGCCTGATGATCGCGCGCGCGCTCGTGCACCGCCCGCGCCTGCTCTTTTTCGACGAGGCAACGAGCGCGCTCGACAACCGGACGCAGGCGATCGTCAGCTCGAGCCTCGAGCAACTACACGCCACGCGCATCGTCGTCGCCCACCGCCTGAGCACCATTGTCAACGCCGATCGCATCTGCGTGATCGCGCGCGGCCAGATCGTGCAGAGCGGCAAGTTCGACGACCTCATGAAAGAACCTGGAATCTTCGCCGAGTTGGCAAAGCGACAACTCGCGTAA
- a CDS encoding ABC transporter substrate-binding protein, protein MQILRFAPEVSPPRVIAAVAALVLAASCGPHSIAEQRADRASRASGDVVIGVAWPWQARRELRFGDGLDMAVAEINASGGIDGRHIRLEKSDDHESADDGRAVAQKFDADPNVVAVIGHLQSYVSVPAASIYDNGGLVMVAPAATDPELTSLGYRRVFRATFTDKAVGHRMADFAAARGYRRVAIEYVRNTYGRDLSNAFEEHAVDLGLTIAARESYGAEATTADTFDPTVREWKTLGIDAIFLAGEVPSAAYFVTSARRSGLTVPIIGGDALGTGALMSIAGAAAEGTIVPSVFHPDEPRAEVERFDAAFRRRFNAVPDAGSALGYDAVNLLAAAMKQAHSVAPDRVATALHHLHDWRGVTGTFAFDSTGDLGDRPMVTMVVHNGRFEYMPAPQRLTAMRRDSATARSSLR, encoded by the coding sequence ATGCAGATTCTCCGATTCGCGCCCGAGGTCTCACCGCCGCGGGTGATCGCCGCGGTGGCCGCGCTCGTTCTTGCCGCCTCGTGTGGCCCGCACAGCATTGCCGAACAGCGCGCGGATCGAGCGAGTCGTGCGAGCGGCGACGTGGTCATCGGGGTCGCGTGGCCGTGGCAAGCGCGCCGCGAGCTGCGCTTCGGCGATGGTCTCGACATGGCCGTGGCCGAGATCAACGCAAGCGGCGGGATCGACGGGCGACACATTCGTCTGGAGAAGAGCGACGATCATGAATCCGCCGACGACGGCCGCGCCGTCGCGCAGAAGTTCGACGCAGACCCGAATGTGGTCGCGGTGATCGGACACCTGCAGTCCTACGTCTCGGTGCCGGCGGCATCCATCTACGACAACGGCGGCCTCGTCATGGTCGCGCCGGCCGCAACCGATCCGGAGCTGACGTCGCTCGGATATCGCCGCGTGTTCCGCGCGACGTTCACGGACAAGGCAGTCGGTCATCGCATGGCTGATTTCGCCGCGGCGCGGGGCTACCGACGCGTGGCGATCGAATATGTTCGCAACACATACGGCCGCGATCTCTCGAACGCATTCGAGGAGCATGCGGTCGATCTCGGGCTGACGATCGCCGCGCGCGAATCGTACGGCGCCGAGGCGACGACGGCCGACACGTTCGATCCGACGGTGCGTGAATGGAAGACGCTCGGTATCGATGCGATTTTCCTCGCCGGCGAGGTGCCGTCGGCGGCATACTTCGTCACATCGGCGCGTCGTTCGGGACTCACCGTACCAATCATCGGCGGCGACGCACTCGGCACCGGAGCGTTGATGAGCATCGCCGGCGCGGCCGCGGAAGGCACGATCGTGCCGTCGGTCTTTCATCCTGACGAGCCGCGCGCCGAGGTCGAGCGATTCGACGCCGCTTTCCGCCGGCGATTCAACGCGGTGCCGGACGCTGGATCCGCGCTGGGTTATGACGCCGTGAATCTGCTCGCTGCGGCAATGAAGCAAGCGCATTCGGTGGCTCCCGACCGCGTGGCAACGGCACTCCACCATCTGCATGACTGGCGCGGAGTAACCGGCACATTCGCGTTTGACTCGACGGGTGATTTGGGCGATCGCCCGATGGTGACGATGGTGGTACACAACGGTCGATTCGAATACATGCCCGCGCCGCAACGTCTTACGGCGATGAGGCGCGATTCCGCGACCGCTCGCTCGAGTCTTCGCTAA
- a CDS encoding NHLP family bacteriocin export ABC transporter peptidase/permease/ATPase subunit: protein MPTVPIIRSRLQALRERLPFVSRRDDNDGPPADAPPPKIRRVRTPTVLQMEAVECGAAALAMVLAYHGRWVPLEELRTACGVSRDGSKASNVLRAARAYGLDARGYKREPAQLRSLQVPMIVHWNFNHFLVLEGFSKGRAYLNDPSGGPTIVSDEEFDKSFTGVALVFNETEDFRRGGEQPSVIRALGRRLPGSRNAFAFIVLAGLALLIPGIVAPSFNKVFVDDILVKSLSEWVKPLMFAMGTAALLAAGLTGLQQRYLLRLETKLSIETSGKFFWHVLRLPAGFFTQRFAGDIGSRVGINDKVAKTVSGDLATTTINMLLIVFYAVLLLQYDVTLTIVGIATAALNIGALRWASRRRVDLNRRLQQDRGRMLGAAMGGLMTIETLKATGAESDFFSRWAGHHAKVTNAYQQAQLTATLLGVVPPMLMGLNAAITIGVGGLRVMDGRLSMGLLVAFQALLVAFLNPINKMVDLGGQLQDLKGDLSRLDDVLRAQLDPHASHLGVAEEEHDDATGTTAVKLSGHLELRNVTFGYSRLDPPLITNFNLTLRPGARVALVGSSGCGKSTIAKLVAGLYQPWEGEMLFDGVPRSAVSRRTLTSSLAVVDQDVSMFEGTISENITLWDETIPDAAVLQAARDGAIHEEVAARNGGYAGGMEEGGRNFSGGQRQRLEIARALANNPSILVLDEATSALDPSTEKMIDDNLRRRGCTCLIIAHRLSTIRDCEEIIVLDRGVVVQRGTHESLSAVPGRYQSLIASE from the coding sequence ATGCCGACGGTGCCGATCATTCGGTCGCGATTGCAGGCACTGCGCGAACGGCTTCCGTTCGTCTCGCGGCGCGATGACAACGACGGGCCACCGGCGGACGCGCCGCCGCCGAAGATCCGGCGCGTCCGCACGCCGACCGTATTGCAAATGGAAGCGGTGGAGTGCGGCGCCGCCGCACTCGCCATGGTCCTGGCCTATCACGGCCGCTGGGTTCCGCTCGAGGAGCTGCGCACGGCGTGCGGCGTCTCGCGCGACGGAAGCAAGGCAAGCAACGTGCTTCGGGCGGCGCGCGCCTACGGACTCGACGCCCGCGGCTACAAGCGCGAGCCGGCACAGCTGCGATCGTTGCAGGTGCCGATGATCGTGCATTGGAACTTCAATCACTTCCTCGTGCTCGAGGGCTTTTCGAAGGGCCGCGCATATCTGAATGATCCGAGCGGCGGCCCGACGATCGTGAGCGATGAGGAGTTCGACAAATCGTTCACCGGCGTTGCGCTGGTCTTCAACGAGACCGAGGACTTCAGGCGCGGCGGCGAGCAGCCGAGCGTGATTCGCGCGCTTGGCCGGCGTTTGCCGGGAAGTCGAAACGCATTCGCGTTCATCGTGCTCGCGGGACTCGCGCTGCTCATTCCGGGCATCGTCGCGCCGTCGTTCAACAAGGTGTTCGTCGACGACATTCTGGTGAAGTCGTTGTCCGAGTGGGTAAAGCCGCTGATGTTCGCGATGGGCACCGCCGCGCTGCTCGCCGCCGGACTCACGGGCTTGCAGCAACGCTACCTGTTGCGTCTCGAGACGAAACTCTCGATCGAAACGTCGGGCAAATTCTTCTGGCACGTGTTGCGCTTGCCGGCGGGCTTCTTCACGCAGCGATTCGCCGGCGACATCGGCAGCCGCGTCGGCATCAACGACAAAGTCGCGAAGACGGTGTCGGGCGATCTCGCCACGACTACGATCAACATGCTGCTCATCGTCTTCTACGCCGTGCTGCTGCTGCAGTACGACGTCACGCTGACGATCGTCGGCATCGCGACCGCGGCGTTGAACATCGGCGCGCTGCGCTGGGCATCGCGTCGTCGCGTCGATCTCAATCGCCGGCTGCAGCAGGACCGCGGACGCATGCTTGGCGCCGCGATGGGCGGCCTGATGACGATCGAAACGCTCAAGGCAACGGGCGCGGAATCGGACTTTTTCAGCCGGTGGGCCGGACATCACGCCAAGGTCACCAATGCCTATCAACAGGCGCAGCTGACCGCGACGCTCCTCGGCGTCGTGCCGCCGATGTTGATGGGCCTCAACGCCGCGATCACCATCGGCGTCGGTGGGCTCCGGGTAATGGATGGTCGCCTCAGCATGGGATTGCTCGTGGCGTTCCAGGCCCTGCTCGTGGCGTTCCTCAACCCGATCAACAAGATGGTCGACCTGGGTGGACAGCTACAGGATCTCAAAGGCGACTTGAGCCGGCTCGATGACGTCCTGCGCGCGCAGCTCGATCCACATGCATCGCACCTTGGGGTCGCGGAAGAAGAACACGATGATGCGACCGGGACAACGGCGGTGAAGCTCAGCGGGCATCTCGAGCTTCGCAATGTGACATTCGGCTACAGCCGGCTCGATCCGCCGCTCATCACCAACTTCAATCTCACGCTTCGGCCGGGCGCACGCGTCGCCCTCGTCGGCTCGTCGGGCTGCGGCAAGTCCACCATCGCGAAGCTCGTGGCGGGATTGTATCAGCCATGGGAAGGCGAGATGCTCTTCGACGGTGTGCCGCGGAGCGCTGTTTCGCGCCGCACGCTGACGAGCTCATTGGCCGTGGTCGATCAGGACGTGAGCATGTTCGAGGGAACGATCTCCGAGAACATCACGCTATGGGACGAGACGATTCCGGACGCCGCTGTCCTGCAAGCGGCGCGCGACGGCGCCATCCACGAAGAAGTTGCCGCGCGAAACGGTGGCTACGCCGGCGGAATGGAAGAGGGCGGCCGCAACTTCAGCGGCGGACAGCGCCAACGGCTCGAGATCGCGCGAGCGCTCGCCAATAATCCCTCGATTCTGGTGCTCGACGAAGCAACGAGCGCGCTCGATCCGTCGACCGAGAAGATGATCGACGACAATCTTCGGCGCCGCGGATGCACGTGTCTGATCATCGCGCATCGCCTGAGCACCATTCGCGATTGTGAGGAGATCATCGTCCTCGATCGCGGGGTCGTCGTGCAGCGCGGTACGCACGAGTCGCTGAGCGCGGTGCCGGGACGATATCAGTCGCTCATCGCGTCGGAGTGA
- a CDS encoding TolC family protein, giving the protein MMSSSRSALTALLVCAVAARAQSPGASSAAPAGGLTLQAAIDAALTGNSQIRNDWLQVEGFRGQLLAKSAPFDMQVHSAVSRRHDNPQLASSEFVGEQATNYELSVSRQLHSGVTLSPSVQVARSQYGLPNAPATGTATVGISAQVPLLYDRGGAVTATALRVGEYDLDGIRGSWKTSVTVNVNATATAYWNYVAAVERLSAQREAEVRAQRLLDETTQLVRNQERAPADLEQLRANLAAKRGARILAEQSVVESRVQLGSTMGLDASHVMALPLPATEFPVPPDSNTNAASSSASSIERLVALARDRRPDLAAAQSRIHAWDLELKQFHSAVLPHFDLVMNLGYQGFTIGAGYNPLVSPLYRNVPGLNATLEFRYDAAVDNSGARGQLAQEAASVGQQHIALHDVERQVITDVETAAAGVDRSVLALRESQAAVALFRRTVDNEKRKLQLGMSTLFDVLNAEDALTNALLTDVNNRRTYAAALASLRVATGTLADIHDDTPHVDAARLLVAP; this is encoded by the coding sequence ATGATGTCGTCGAGTCGCTCGGCGCTCACTGCACTCCTGGTCTGCGCCGTAGCGGCGCGCGCGCAATCGCCAGGTGCTTCCAGCGCGGCGCCGGCTGGCGGACTCACGCTGCAAGCGGCGATCGACGCGGCGCTCACCGGCAATTCGCAGATACGCAACGATTGGCTGCAAGTCGAAGGGTTCCGCGGCCAGCTGCTGGCGAAATCGGCGCCGTTCGACATGCAAGTGCATAGCGCGGTGTCGCGGCGTCATGACAATCCGCAGCTCGCAAGCTCGGAATTCGTCGGCGAGCAAGCAACGAATTATGAACTGAGCGTGAGCCGGCAATTGCATTCCGGGGTGACGCTCTCACCGTCGGTGCAGGTGGCGCGATCGCAATACGGGTTGCCGAACGCGCCGGCCACGGGCACCGCGACGGTCGGCATTTCGGCACAGGTCCCCCTGCTGTACGATCGCGGCGGCGCGGTCACGGCGACGGCGCTGCGCGTTGGCGAGTACGACCTCGACGGAATTCGCGGCAGTTGGAAGACGAGCGTCACGGTCAACGTGAATGCGACAGCGACCGCGTATTGGAATTATGTCGCGGCCGTGGAACGCCTGAGCGCCCAGCGCGAAGCCGAAGTGCGCGCGCAACGTCTGCTTGACGAAACGACGCAACTCGTTCGCAATCAGGAGCGGGCGCCGGCGGACCTCGAGCAGTTGCGCGCGAACCTCGCCGCCAAGCGCGGGGCGCGCATCCTCGCCGAACAATCCGTCGTCGAATCGCGCGTGCAGCTCGGCAGCACGATGGGCCTCGACGCGTCGCACGTCATGGCGCTGCCATTGCCGGCGACGGAGTTTCCTGTTCCACCCGACTCCAACACCAATGCGGCATCGTCGAGTGCGTCGTCCATCGAGCGGCTCGTTGCGCTGGCGCGCGACCGCCGCCCGGATCTTGCGGCGGCGCAGTCTCGCATTCACGCCTGGGATCTCGAGCTCAAGCAATTCCATTCGGCGGTGCTCCCGCACTTCGATCTCGTGATGAACCTCGGATATCAGGGCTTCACGATCGGCGCCGGATACAATCCTCTCGTATCGCCGTTGTATCGCAACGTGCCGGGACTCAACGCCACCCTCGAGTTCCGTTACGACGCCGCGGTCGACAATTCGGGAGCGCGCGGACAACTCGCGCAGGAAGCGGCGTCGGTGGGCCAGCAGCACATCGCGCTGCACGACGTCGAGCGCCAAGTGATCACCGATGTCGAAACGGCGGCGGCGGGCGTGGACCGCAGCGTGCTCGCACTTCGCGAGTCACAGGCGGCGGTGGCGCTCTTTCGCCGCACGGTGGACAACGAGAAGCGCAAACTGCAATTGGGCATGAGCACGTTGTTCGACGTGTTGAACGCTGAAGACGCCCTCACCAACGCACTGCTCACAGACGTCAACAACCGGCGTACGTACGCGGCCGCACTTGCCTCGCTGCGTGTGGCGACCGGGACGCTCGCCGACATCCACGACGACACGCCGCACGTTGATGCGGCGCGTCTGCTCGTCGCTCCCTGA